Proteins encoded within one genomic window of Platichthys flesus chromosome 13, fPlaFle2.1, whole genome shotgun sequence:
- the LOC133966838 gene encoding protocadherin-17-like, which translates to MRLSVPIFFLLWVKALTLKNLNYSVPEEQGPGTVIGNIAKDAGYGTMERGKKSNFRVLENSAPHLVDVDPESGLIFTKQRIDRETLCRRNPKCQLSMEVFANDKEICMIKIDIQDINDNSPSFPSDHVNIDISENAAAGTRFPLTIAHDSDSGENGIKTYQVTRDDYNTFSLDLKVRGDGTIYPELVVQRPLDREDQSHHTLLLTAIDGGEYPRSGSMQINVRVTDSNDNSPVFEKSSYIIEIPENSPPGKVLIDLNATDQDEGSNGQVLYSFTGYASERIQDLFSIDPNTGVIKVQGEIDYEENPIIEFDVQAKDLGPNPIPGHCKITVKVLDKNDNSPIISFVSVRQGAISEAAPSESVIALVRVTDKDSGRNGQLQCRVLGNVPFRLQENNDNFYTLLTDRPLDREMKDEYNVTIVARDNGIPSLNYTKSFTVKILDENDNPPRFTKTIYVLQVPENNIPGEYLGSVLAHDPDVGRNGTVSYSILPSHIGDVSVYTYVSVNPTNGAIYASRSFNYEQTKSFEFKVQAKDGGSPHMESTSIVRVNILDVNDNLPVIILPLLQNDTSEIPVPRNVGIGYIVTTVKAVDHDHGESGHLTYEITEGNDDHLFEMDPVGGEVRTAHALWEEVAPVVELVVKVTDHGKPPLSAVAKLIIKANTEAAPGGGASTSGEQQHWDVSLPLIVTLCIISVMLLAVMTAIAVKSKHQDKETGNYNCRMAEYSNPPVGKGKKKRINKSDIMLVQSEMEERDSASRMNVVSSPSLITSPICFDYQSPLPLTLPRSEVMYLKTTPNSLTVPRAGCHSSFAGLSTDTPANRMSVIQTENFTSESNYAGSRQPFVQSSTFKDAERASLRDSGHGDSDQADSDQDTNKGSHCDTSAREALKMKATAVNGQPFEQEQDKSVHCTDECRALGHSDRCWMPKLRVGSQADSADNRTNLFIPVGMDAMVETEIYGTISCSSRKTLSTFGKEQRDSTILVANVKPYLKSQRALSPPLQESPSASGSPSKSSTPLDLANQGSKEEREGGSDSSAYGPPDGQCSPLHTELEEPSYLTRELRPKSLSSSLIHSSVISQECGGADYALDPRDSGN; encoded by the exons ATGCGTCTCTCTGTACCCATTTTCTTTCTACTGTGGGTTAAAGCCCTGACATTGAAAAATCTCAATTACTCCGTCCCCGAGGAGCAGGGACCCGGCACTGTTATAGGCAATATAGCAAAAGACGCCGGGTATGGGACCATGGAGCGGGGGAAGAAGTCCAACTTCAGAGTTCTGGAGAATTCTGCACCGCACCTGGTGGACGTTGACCCGGAGAGTGGACTTATCTTCACCAAGCAAAGGATCGACAGGGAGACGTTGTGCAGACGGAACCCCAAGTGCCAGCTCTCGATGGAGGTGTTTGCCAATGACAAGGAGATATGCATGATCAAGATTGATATACAGGACATAAATGACAACTCGCCCAGTTTTCCTTCAGATCACGTTAACATTGACATCTCGGAAAACGCAGCTGCTGGCACACGCTTCCCCCTGACTATTGCACATGACTCGGATTCTGGGGAAAATGGGATAAAGACCTACCAGGTCACCAGAGATGATTACAATACCTTCTCTTTGGATTTAAAAGTGAGGGGCGATGGGACTATATACCCAGAGCTGGTGGTTCAGAGACCACTGGATAGGGAGGATCAGAGTCATcacaccctcctcctcacagCAATTGACGGTGGGGAGTATCCAAGATCAGGCTCCATGCAGATCAACGTCAGAGTGACGGATTCCAATGACAATAGCCCAGTTTTCGAAAAATCCTCATACATAATAGAGATTCCAGAGAATTCTCCGCCTGGAAAAGTACTCATAGATTTGAATGCCACTGATCAAGATGAGGGCAGCAACGGGCAGGTGCTCTATTCCTTCACTGGATATGCATCCGAGAGAATCCAAGATTTGTTCTCCATTGACCCCAATACTGGTGTCATCAAGGTCCAGGGAGAAATTGACTATGAGGAGAATCCAATCATAGAGTTCGACGTGCAGGCTAAAGATCTGGGGCCCAACCCGATACCCGGCCACTGTAAAATCACAGTCAAAGTGCTGGATAAAAACGACAACTCGCCCATTATAAGTTTTGTTTCCGTCCGACAAGGCGCCATCAGCGAGGCGGCACCTTCAGAATCCGTCATAGCGCTGGTCAGAGTGACGGATAAAGATTCTGGACGAAACGGTCAGCTCCAGTGCCGGGTGCTGGGGAACGTCCCcttcaggctgcaggagaacaacGACAACTTTTATACGCTCCTCACAGACAGACCCCTGGACAGGGAGATGAAAGATGAATACAATGTGACAATTGTGGCGCGAGACAATGGGATCCCCTCTTTGAACTACACCAAGTCATTTACTGTGAAAATCTTGGATGAGAACGACAATCCACCACGCTTTACAAAGACTATTTATGTGCTACAGGTGCCTGAGAACAACATCCCGGGGGAGTACCTGGGCTCCGTTCTAGCCCACGACCCAGATGTGGGTCGAAATGGAACAGTGTCGTACTCCATTCTGCCATCGCACATAGGAGACGTCTCAGTGTACACCTATGTGTCTGTTAATCCCACCAACGGAGCCATATATGCCTCGCGCTCTTTCAATTATGAGCAGACAAAATCCTTTGAGTTCAAAGTTCAGGCGAAAGACGGAGGATCTCCCCACATGGAGAGCACTTCAATAGTCCGGGTCAACATCCTTGATGTCAACGACAATCTCCCGGTTATTATTTTACCCCTCCTGCAGAATGATACATCGGAAATCCCAGTGCCTAGAAATGTAGGTATTGGCTACATTGTTACCACTGTGAAAGCGGTGGACCACGACCACGGAGAAAGTGGCCATTTAACCTACGAGATCACAGAGGGAAACGACGACCACCTGTTTGAAATGGATCCAGTGGGAGGAGAGGTCAGAACCGCCCATGCTCTGTGGGAGGAAGTCGCCCCAGTGGTTGAGCTGGTGGTGAAGGTAACTGACCATGGCAAGCCCCCCTTATCTGCCGTCGCTAAGCTGATCATTAAGGCGAACACAGAAGCGGCACCAGGAGGGGGTGCCAGCACGAGCGGGGAACAGCAGCACTGGGATGTATCCCTGCCCCTCATAGTTACCCTCTGCATTATCTCTGTCATGCTCTTAGCAGTCATGACCGCCATCGCTGTCAAGTCCAAGCATCAAGATAAGGAGACTGGGAATTATAACTGCCGCATGGCTGAGTACTCCAATCCTCCAGTGGGGAAgggcaaaaagaaaaggatcaaCAAGAGTGACATCATGCTGGTGCAGagtgagatggaggagagagattcCGCGAGCCGGATGAACGTGGTGAGCAGCCCCTCTCTCATCACTTCACCCATATGTTTTGACTACCAGAGCCCCCTGCCACTCACGCTgcccaggtcagaggtcatgtaCCTGAAAACCACCCCAAACAGCCTGACAGTCCCCAGGGCCGGTTGCCACTCCAGCTTTGCCGGGCTTAGCACAGACACTCCAGCGAATAGGATGTCGGTGATACAG ACGGAAAATTTCACCTCAGAGTCCAATTACGCTGGCAGCAGGCAACCGTTCGTGCAAAG ctcaacattTAAGGATGCAGAACGAGCGAGCCTCCGAGACAGTGGCCATGGTGATAGTGACCAGGCTGATAGTGACCAGGATACTAATAAAGGCTCACACTGCGACACGTCTGCCAGAGAGGCCCTCAAGATGAAAGCAACAGCGGTAAATGGCCAGCCTTTTGAGCAGG agcaAGACAAATCAGTCCACTGCACCGATGAATGTCGCGCACTGGGACATTCTGACAGATGCTGGATGCCAAAGTTACGGGTAGGAAGCCAAGCAGACAGCGCCGATAATCGCACCAACCTTTTCATCCCTGTGGGAATGGATGCCATGGTAGAGACAGAGATTTATGGCAccatcagctgcagcagcagaaaaaccCTCAGCACGTTTGGGAAGGAGCAGCGGGACAGTACAATCCTCGTGGCCAATGTCAAACCTTACTTAAAGTCGCAGCGTGCCCTAAGCCCGCCGCTACAGGAGAGTCCGTCGGCGTCCGGCAGTCCCAGCAAGAGCAGCACGCCCCTGGACTTGGCCAACCAAGGGtccaaagaggagagggaggggggttcAGACAGCAGTGCCTACGGCCCTCCAGATGGCCAGTGCTCCCCGCTGCACACGGAATTGGAGGAGCCGTCCTACCTGACCCGCGAGCTCAGGCCCAAGTCCCTGTCCAGCAGTCTCATCCACAGCTCCGTCATCAGCCAGGAGTGCGGGGGGGCAGATTACGCTCTCGACCCGCGGGACTCTGGCAACTGA